The Micromonospora siamensis genome contains the following window.
AGCGCCTCGTCGTACCGCCCGGCGCAGAACAGGGCGAAGGAGAGGTTGTTGAGCAGGTTGGTGAGCGGACCCAGCTCACCCGGACGGCGGAAGAGTTCCGCCGAGGCGTCGTAGTATTCCTTGCCGCGCCGGATGTCGCCGTTGGCCGCGTACGCGTTCCCGAGATTGCCCAGGGTGTTGCGCACCTCCCGGTCCAGGCCCAACCGGCGCCAGAGCACCAGGGCGGTCTCCATCAGCCGGATCGCCTCGGAGAAGCGGGCCAGCCGGTAGTACGCCGACGCGAGGTAGTTGAGCATGGTGGCGACGGCCTCCTCGTCGCCCGCTCCCTCGGCCGCCCGCCGGCCGACCGTGTGCATCTCGATCAGGTCCTCCAGGTGACCCCCGTCGAACTGGCCGCGCCAGCAGACCCGGGCCAGCTGCCAGCAGTAGCGGGGAAAGTCCTCCTCCTCCGCCAGCCGGGCCAGGGCGATCAGGGTCGCCCGGTTCTCGTCGAACCAGCCACGCCCCTGTGCCGCGCAGGCGGCGACCAGGTCCGGCCGCGCCGGCTCGGGCAGTCGCAGCACCAACTGGTTGCTGGCCCCCTGGGTCCGCCGCTCCAGCTCCGCCGCACCCTGCAGGTGGTATTCCAACAGCCGGTCCAGTGCGGTCCGGCGCTCGGCCGCGTGCCCGGCCTCGGTCAGCAGCAGGCGGGCGTACTCCCGGATCAGGTCGTGCAGCCGGTAGCGGCCCGGCTCGGCCTCCTCCGCCAGGTGCGCGTCGACCAGCTCGTCGAGCAGGTCCTGGGTGTCGGGCAGGGTACGCTCGGCCAGCGCGGCGGCGACCCGGTTGTCGAACCGTACCCCCGGGTGCAGGCCCAACAGCCGGAACATCCGCTGCGCGTCCGGCGACACCTGGGCGTACGACAGGGCGAACGCCTGGCCGACCGAGCGCTGGCCGGCGACGAGCTCGGCCAGCGGTCCCGCCCCGGCGGCCAGCCGCTCGGCCAGGTCGGCGACCCGCCAGCGGGGCCGGTGGGCCAGCCGGGCGCCGGCCAGCCGGATGGCGAGCGGCAGGTAACCGCAGCGCCGGGCCACCTCCGCGGCGGCCCCCGGCTCCGCGGTCACGCGTTCCTCGCCCGCCACCCGACCGAGCAGCTCGACGGCCTCCTCTGGGTCCAGCACCGGCAGCGACGACGGTCGCCCCTCGTCCAGGCCGACCAGCCGGCGGCGGCTGGTGATCAGCACCAGGCAGTCCGGCCCGTTCGGCAGCATCGGCGCCACCTGGTCGGCGCTGGCGGCGTTGTCGAGCACCACCACGGCCCGCCGGCCGGCCAGCTCGCTGCGCCACAGGGCGAGCCGCTCGTCCAGCTCCAACGGCATCCGCTCCGCCGGCACCCCGAGCTGGCGCAGCAGCGTGGCCACCGCCGCGCCGGTCGGCAACGGGCTGCGCTCGCTGTGCCCGTGCAGGTCGATGAAGAGGTGCGCGTCCGGATAGCGGTCGGCCAGCGCGGTCGCCACGTGCACCGCGAGGGTCGTCTTGCCGCTGCCCGCCATGCCGTCGATCAGCTGGATCCGGGCGGCGTCCTCCTCGATCTCCTTGACCAGCCGGGCCATGGTCTGCTGCCGCCCGGTGAAGTCGCTGATCGCCCGCGGCAGCGCGCGCACGGGCCCCGCCGTACCGCTCTGGACGCCGCCGGAGGCCAGGTCACCGGCCAGTATCCGCTGGTGCAGCTCCTGCAACGCCGCGCCCGGCTCGATGCCCAGCTCCTCGGCGTAGAGGCGCCGGCCCTCCCGGTAGACGGCGAGGGCGTCGGCCTGCCGGCCGAGCGCCGACAGGGCCAGCATCAACTGCCCGCGGAGCCGTTCCCGCAGCGGGTGCCGCTCGACGCTCTCGGTCAGCTCGTCGACCAGTTCGGCGGCCCGCCGGAGCCGCAGTTCGACGTCGACGCACTCCTCCAGCGCGGTCAGCCGCTG
Protein-coding sequences here:
- a CDS encoding AfsR/SARP family transcriptional regulator gives rise to the protein MRFGILGPLRVGGGEATITAGRDRVVLAMLLSRAGRVVPVEELIDAVWEDRPPATARAQLQSCVSRLRQRLIVLGLPPETIVTDPVGYGVRTEPTDLDFEVFTRRVEAARTAAAAGQPAEARRHYREALALWRGPAFAGIASRSIQRRAQALEEQRLTALEECVDVELRLRRAAELVDELTESVERHPLRERLRGQLMLALSALGRQADALAVYREGRRLYAEELGIEPGAALQELHQRILAGDLASGGVQSGTAGPVRALPRAISDFTGRQQTMARLVKEIEEDAARIQLIDGMAGSGKTTLAVHVATALADRYPDAHLFIDLHGHSERSPLPTGAAVATLLRQLGVPAERMPLELDERLALWRSELAGRRAVVVLDNAASADQVAPMLPNGPDCLVLITSRRRLVGLDEGRPSSLPVLDPEEAVELLGRVAGEERVTAEPGAAAEVARRCGYLPLAIRLAGARLAHRPRWRVADLAERLAAGAGPLAELVAGQRSVGQAFALSYAQVSPDAQRMFRLLGLHPGVRFDNRVAAALAERTLPDTQDLLDELVDAHLAEEAEPGRYRLHDLIREYARLLLTEAGHAAERRTALDRLLEYHLQGAAELERRTQGASNQLVLRLPEPARPDLVAACAAQGRGWFDENRATLIALARLAEEEDFPRYCWQLARVCWRGQFDGGHLEDLIEMHTVGRRAAEGAGDEEAVATMLNYLASAYYRLARFSEAIRLMETALVLWRRLGLDREVRNTLGNLGNAYAANGDIRRGKEYYDASAELFRRPGELGPLTNLLNNLSFALFCAGRYDEALRMSRRHLQLARQTQDIRQVGHALGHLGMIRHRMGDVGPARRLLRLAVTLKGRSGNRYGEAEALNEIGLMDRQGGRPERAAALHRKALAAMVEVGDRVGQCASRNLLARAILDGGDVTSALDLHRRVLADATRLGARYEQARALDGIARCLLPTDPAAARSHWKRALTLFRQVESPDGHEVERLLAEVD